One window of the Labilibaculum sp. genome contains the following:
- a CDS encoding HAMP domain-containing sensor histidine kinase — protein MSLLFKNTIRKFKIYRIQIFIVISIIVLLLLLLIQIRWISRARSLNEEQFNHRVGLALHESVDEFTKDQESCEKMRECMSKSKYNASDSELLKMEVSRLDSIIHQQFKNYQIQSPYTIEVLSTADEQPKSKCFYYSLRKALSHDKAILNVYFQKREKNLMDSMGSMFICSLILILILCTFFGITVFSLINDKKILGRTTDLINNIAHEFKTPMATISLASGMLKRNKIHADPDQVVHYSSMIFSENNRLKSQVDQLLKLACMERGELQLNSDQINLHSLLKECSDFISVQLAEREGTITYRLNAENDMVCGDKDLLQNVLLNLLDNAVKYSESKPEIEVETKNTNGDLYIAVTDKGIGMTKEEQKHVFDRYYRAPTGDLHDVKGFGIGLSYSKMIIDSHKGSINVLSKRNSGSTFTIVLPSI, from the coding sequence ATGAGTTTGTTGTTTAAAAATACAATTCGAAAATTTAAAATATATAGAATCCAGATATTTATTGTTATATCAATAATTGTTCTGCTTCTTCTTCTTTTAATTCAAATTCGATGGATAAGCAGAGCCCGAAGCTTAAATGAAGAGCAATTCAATCATCGGGTTGGTTTGGCCTTGCATGAGTCCGTTGATGAGTTTACAAAGGATCAGGAAAGTTGTGAAAAGATGCGTGAGTGCATGTCTAAATCTAAATACAATGCTTCGGATAGTGAGCTTTTAAAGATGGAGGTGAGTCGCTTGGATTCTATTATTCATCAGCAATTCAAAAATTATCAGATTCAATCGCCATATACCATCGAAGTGCTTAGTACTGCTGACGAGCAGCCTAAAAGTAAATGCTTCTATTATAGTTTGCGGAAAGCATTAAGTCATGATAAGGCAATATTAAATGTCTATTTCCAAAAAAGAGAGAAGAATTTAATGGATAGCATGGGAAGTATGTTTATTTGCTCATTAATTCTCATCTTAATTCTTTGTACATTTTTCGGGATAACTGTTTTTTCATTGATTAATGACAAAAAAATTTTGGGTCGAACTACAGATCTAATAAATAATATCGCACACGAGTTTAAGACCCCAATGGCAACAATTTCATTGGCCAGTGGAATGTTAAAACGAAATAAGATTCATGCAGATCCCGATCAGGTTGTTCATTATTCAAGCATGATTTTTTCAGAGAATAATCGCTTGAAAAGTCAAGTAGATCAGTTGTTGAAACTGGCTTGTATGGAACGCGGAGAATTGCAGTTAAATTCAGATCAAATAAATTTGCACTCCTTATTAAAAGAGTGTTCCGATTTTATTTCCGTGCAATTGGCAGAGCGGGAAGGAACCATAACGTACAGGCTGAATGCGGAAAATGATATGGTTTGTGGTGATAAAGATTTACTGCAGAATGTATTGTTAAATCTTCTGGATAATGCAGTGAAGTATTCCGAATCTAAACCAGAAATAGAAGTTGAGACTAAAAACACGAATGGAGACCTTTATATTGCGGTAACCGATAAGGGAATTGGAATGACTAAAGAGGAGCAGAAGCATGTATTCGATAGATATTACAGAGCTCCAACCGGCGACTTGCATGATGTGAAAGGTTTTGGTATTGGCTTGTCCTATTCAAAAATGATCATTGATTCTCATAAAGGTTCAATAAATGTTTTGAGCAAAAGAAACTCTGGCAGTACCTTTACTATTGTTTTGCCATCAATCTAA
- a CDS encoding IS1182 family transposase, producing the protein MKLVPQKSHFKAYHQNQMILFPPSLSDFISSEHPVRTISSIIDGVQIDRILEKYSYTGAKAYHPKMMLKLLVYSYLCNVYSSRKIEQAASENVHFMWLSGMQKPDHNTIARFRSSRLKGVLKEVFSQVVLLLVDSGHIDLQTIYVDGTKIEANANKFSFVWGKAIQKNIQRMKDRLGELWDYTEQVAKSDLANVSKPDLSDVDPEKIEQTIETINEALRDKKVDAKKRRQLNYAKKNYADNLRKNEQKLKILEERNSYSKTDPDATFMRMKDDYMQNGQLKPGYNLQFSTQNQFIVNYSNHNNPTDTKTFIPHMKEVQQLYPDKLNSVCADSGYGSEENYEFLEAEGLTSFVKYNYFHKEQKKGAKTYCEFHPNNLFYDSKQDIYYCPMGQVMNLKKIKKEKSQAGHFKTIHVYQAQNCNGCPLRGMCHKAKGNRTIQINHRLNELRSKAREHLTSEEGLKHRSQRPVDVEAAFGNLKHNKGFKRFLLRGKEKVEIEMGLLALAINLKKMNSRKVA; encoded by the coding sequence ATGAAATTAGTCCCTCAAAAATCTCATTTCAAAGCCTATCATCAAAACCAGATGATTCTTTTTCCGCCTTCTCTCTCGGATTTCATATCATCTGAACACCCTGTTCGTACCATCAGCAGTATTATTGATGGTGTCCAGATAGATCGTATCCTTGAAAAATACAGTTATACGGGAGCAAAGGCCTATCATCCCAAAATGATGCTTAAGTTATTAGTTTATTCCTATTTGTGTAATGTATATTCCTCTCGAAAAATAGAGCAGGCGGCATCAGAAAATGTACATTTCATGTGGTTGTCAGGGATGCAAAAGCCAGATCACAATACGATTGCCCGCTTTAGAAGCAGTCGATTAAAAGGTGTTTTAAAGGAAGTGTTCAGTCAAGTAGTCCTGTTACTGGTAGATTCCGGACATATTGATCTACAAACCATATATGTCGATGGCACCAAGATCGAGGCCAATGCAAATAAGTTTTCGTTTGTTTGGGGTAAAGCCATTCAAAAGAATATCCAACGCATGAAGGATCGGTTGGGGGAACTTTGGGATTATACAGAGCAGGTAGCCAAATCGGATTTAGCAAATGTAAGTAAGCCCGATTTAAGTGATGTTGATCCAGAAAAAATAGAGCAGACCATTGAGACAATTAATGAGGCCTTGAGGGATAAGAAAGTGGATGCTAAGAAACGCCGGCAACTCAACTATGCCAAGAAGAATTATGCTGATAATCTCCGAAAAAACGAGCAAAAGCTAAAGATATTGGAAGAGCGAAATAGTTATTCAAAAACGGATCCGGATGCAACCTTTATGCGAATGAAGGATGACTATATGCAAAATGGTCAGCTAAAACCAGGATATAACCTGCAGTTTAGCACACAAAATCAATTCATTGTAAATTATTCAAACCATAATAATCCAACCGATACAAAAACCTTTATACCTCATATGAAAGAGGTTCAACAGTTGTATCCAGACAAACTAAACAGCGTATGTGCAGATTCCGGTTATGGGTCTGAGGAGAATTATGAATTTCTTGAAGCGGAAGGATTAACCTCTTTTGTGAAATACAATTACTTTCATAAAGAACAAAAGAAGGGAGCCAAAACTTATTGCGAGTTTCACCCCAACAATTTATTCTACGACTCTAAACAGGATATTTACTACTGCCCAATGGGACAAGTAATGAATCTTAAGAAGATAAAAAAGGAAAAAAGCCAAGCCGGTCATTTTAAGACAATCCATGTTTATCAAGCTCAAAACTGTAACGGATGCCCACTTAGGGGGATGTGTCACAAAGCAAAAGGTAATCGAACGATTCAGATCAATCACCGACTTAACGAATTAAGAAGTAAAGCACGAGAACATTTAACCTCAGAAGAAGGATTGAAGCACAGGAGTCAAAGACCGGTTGATGTAGAGGCCGCTTTTGGTAACCTTAAACACAATAAAGGATTTAAACGATTTTTACTTCGTGGCAAAGAAAAAGTAGAAATCGAAATGGGATTATTGGCTCTAGCCATAAATCTTAAGAAAATGAATAGTAGAAAAGTGGCCTAA
- a CDS encoding cation:proton antiporter, protein MNNYLEIFVLIMGFLIVAVAANRISRYFPKVKLPIITGLLFIGILSGPFILNFVPLKAITQLHFINEICLAFIAFAAGAELYLKELKGRMKSIKWMTFSQLFFTFGLSVFAIFFLSRRLPFMAQLEWQVKLAIALLVGTIFITRSPASAIAVINEMRAKGPYTQTAIGVTVIKDVLVIILFTICFAISGALISKVPFDIWLVVILIGELCLSILIGFLLGQTINWLLARGIPTMQKAILLVVMGYGIYLLAHFVGAESQNLLGFELYIEPLLICIIGSFVVVNFGSYRREFIKIIELVVPTIYIIFYTLTGASVSLDILAQTWAVALLFFAIRLISMAIGAFIGGTLGGDPFRINRFSWMPYVTQAGVAIGLVSVVAVKYPDWGPQFGAILIGVIVLNEICGPPLFKWFILMVGESHKKKELLHENKIQKAIIFGLEGQSLALARQLMEHGWVVKLVTRNEERAKLEYHGVDVTHVKELSLIELKRLEVDKADAIVLLNQDEENLKFCELAYEHFGTRDVVVRVNERSYVSKFHELGALIVEPSTVMVSLMDHLVRSPIATSLLLGMEKDQDTVDIEMQNKELHGITLRDLQIPTDVIILATKRNNNTLISTGYTRLRLGDVLTVVGSVESLEKVRLKMEDTDLPSYNKARFKGKSISFKRKSIKTDLDLPG, encoded by the coding sequence ATGAATAATTATTTGGAAATATTTGTTTTAATCATGGGGTTTTTAATTGTTGCAGTTGCTGCAAATAGAATCTCACGTTATTTTCCTAAGGTTAAATTACCTATTATAACAGGTCTTCTCTTTATTGGAATTCTCTCAGGACCATTTATTTTAAACTTCGTCCCGCTAAAGGCCATTACGCAACTGCATTTCATAAACGAAATATGTTTGGCTTTTATTGCTTTTGCTGCAGGGGCAGAACTTTACTTAAAGGAGTTGAAGGGAAGGATGAAAAGTATTAAATGGATGACTTTTAGTCAGCTTTTTTTTACATTTGGTTTGAGTGTTTTCGCGATTTTCTTTTTATCAAGAAGACTACCATTTATGGCACAGCTCGAATGGCAAGTGAAACTTGCCATTGCTTTGCTTGTTGGGACCATCTTTATTACCCGCTCTCCGGCATCTGCAATTGCAGTAATTAATGAGATGAGGGCGAAAGGGCCATATACACAAACCGCTATTGGAGTTACCGTAATAAAGGATGTTCTGGTAATCATTTTGTTTACCATTTGTTTTGCCATTTCCGGAGCTTTAATTTCTAAAGTTCCATTTGATATTTGGTTAGTTGTTATTCTAATTGGAGAATTATGTCTTTCTATTTTAATCGGTTTTTTGCTGGGTCAAACTATTAATTGGCTTTTGGCTCGTGGAATACCTACCATGCAAAAAGCCATTCTTCTCGTTGTAATGGGATATGGCATTTATTTGTTGGCTCATTTCGTAGGCGCAGAAAGCCAAAATTTACTTGGGTTTGAATTGTATATCGAACCTTTGTTGATTTGTATTATTGGAAGCTTTGTTGTAGTTAATTTTGGAAGCTATCGCAGAGAGTTTATTAAAATTATTGAATTGGTTGTTCCAACTATTTACATTATTTTTTATACTCTAACTGGTGCATCAGTTTCTTTAGATATTCTAGCTCAAACATGGGCGGTGGCACTGTTGTTCTTTGCAATTAGACTGATCAGTATGGCTATTGGGGCATTTATCGGAGGAACTTTAGGAGGTGATCCGTTCAGGATAAACAGGTTTTCGTGGATGCCATATGTTACTCAGGCTGGAGTTGCAATTGGATTAGTATCGGTAGTGGCAGTGAAATATCCCGACTGGGGGCCTCAATTTGGAGCTATATTAATTGGAGTTATTGTACTCAATGAGATATGCGGTCCGCCACTTTTTAAATGGTTTATTTTAATGGTTGGAGAGAGCCATAAGAAGAAAGAACTATTGCATGAAAATAAGATTCAAAAAGCGATTATTTTTGGTTTGGAGGGACAATCACTTGCTTTAGCACGTCAGTTAATGGAACATGGCTGGGTTGTTAAATTAGTAACCCGTAATGAGGAGAGAGCCAAGCTGGAATACCATGGGGTAGATGTAACTCATGTAAAAGAATTAAGTCTGATTGAATTAAAGAGACTTGAAGTGGATAAAGCCGATGCCATAGTATTATTGAACCAAGATGAGGAAAATCTTAAGTTTTGTGAATTAGCTTACGAGCATTTTGGGACCCGGGATGTGGTTGTTAGGGTAAATGAGAGGAGTTATGTAAGCAAGTTCCACGAGCTTGGAGCTCTGATTGTTGAACCCTCTACTGTAATGGTAAGCTTAATGGATCACCTGGTGCGATCACCTATTGCAACCTCATTGTTACTTGGTATGGAGAAAGATCAGGATACTGTAGACATTGAAATGCAAAATAAAGAATTGCATGGCATCACTTTAAGGGATCTGCAAATTCCTACTGATGTTATTATTTTGGCTACCAAACGTAATAATAACACCTTGATTTCAACTGGATATACACGACTTCGATTGGGTGATGTACTAACCGTTGTTGGTTCTGTGGAAAGCCTGGAAAAAGTTCGTTTAAAAATGGAAGATACAGACTTACCTAGTTATAATAAAGCTCGTTTTAAGGGGAAATCAATTTCGTTCAAAAGAAAGTCAATCAAGACCGATTTAGATTTACCAGGTTAA
- a CDS encoding 4a-hydroxytetrahydrobiopterin dehydratase — MDILLDQGWSEIDSKLVKNYELPNFIEAINFINLVASEAENMNHHPDIKLYNYKNVRLILTTHSKGKITKKDIILAKSIDKIFDSMKVF, encoded by the coding sequence ATGGATATATTATTGGATCAAGGTTGGAGCGAAATTGACAGTAAATTGGTTAAAAATTATGAACTCCCAAACTTCATTGAGGCGATAAATTTTATAAACTTAGTGGCTTCAGAAGCTGAAAACATGAATCATCATCCAGATATTAAACTGTACAATTACAAAAATGTACGCCTAATTTTAACCACTCACTCCAAGGGTAAAATCACAAAAAAAGACATTATCCTTGCCAAAAGCATCGACAAAATATTTGACTCGATGAAAGTCTTTTAG
- a CDS encoding prephenate dehydratase, with protein MKKRKIVIQGVEGCFHHLAANAYYGEDVEIIPAGNFATLVELIQDESVCDGGIMAIENSIAGSILQNYGLLQDSGLVIEGEIFLRIKQNLMALPGQKIEDLKEVHSHPMAIHQCRAFFHDHPNIKLVEMEDTALSAKNVRNNQLMGVGAIAGDYPAELYGLEIIAEEIESIKDNQTRFFVLKRKKDVVPNGGYNKASLYFSTSHKPGSLSYILDCFAKENINLSKIQSLPIPGINWQYFFHVDLEFQGPRQFRNALDKISDYTKGMQVLGTYNKGIVIT; from the coding sequence ATGAAGAAAAGAAAAATTGTAATTCAAGGAGTTGAGGGGTGTTTTCACCATTTGGCTGCCAATGCCTATTACGGAGAAGATGTTGAAATTATTCCTGCCGGTAATTTCGCCACACTTGTTGAATTAATACAGGATGAATCGGTATGCGATGGTGGAATAATGGCGATTGAAAATTCTATTGCCGGAAGTATTCTTCAGAATTACGGGCTTCTTCAGGATTCCGGTCTTGTAATTGAAGGGGAGATATTTTTGAGAATTAAGCAAAATTTAATGGCTTTGCCCGGGCAAAAAATTGAAGATTTAAAAGAGGTTCATTCTCATCCAATGGCAATTCATCAGTGTCGTGCTTTCTTTCACGATCATCCAAATATTAAATTGGTGGAAATGGAGGATACGGCCTTAAGTGCGAAGAATGTAAGAAACAATCAATTGATGGGTGTGGGAGCTATTGCCGGTGATTATCCGGCAGAATTGTATGGATTGGAAATTATAGCTGAGGAAATTGAAAGCATAAAAGACAATCAAACCCGTTTTTTTGTTTTAAAGAGAAAGAAAGATGTTGTTCCAAACGGAGGGTACAATAAAGCATCACTATACTTTAGTACCAGTCATAAACCGGGGAGCTTGTCTTATATTTTGGATTGTTTTGCCAAGGAGAACATTAATCTTTCGAAGATTCAATCTTTACCAATTCCGGGTATCAATTGGCAATACTTTTTTCATGTCGATTTGGAATTTCAGGGGCCAAGGCAGTTTAGGAATGCCTTAGATAAAATATCAGACTATACGAAAGGAATGCAAGTATTGGGTACTTATAACAAAGGTATTGTGATCACCTAA
- a CDS encoding TlpA disulfide reductase family protein — protein MKFRYQLLLLSLLIISIKSVSAQEIKSHNFKDLEPILHHQNDTTYVINFWAMWCKPCVEELPEFEDIRKDYTGKKVKVILVSLDFGKNVEDRLLGFLKKKNINAEVVLLDDPDANSWIGKVDKDWDGALPATLIYKKGIRKVFTRQISYDELAGSIDKLNNQPN, from the coding sequence ATGAAATTTAGATACCAATTATTACTACTTAGCTTGCTTATTATTTCAATAAAATCAGTAAGCGCTCAGGAAATTAAATCCCACAATTTTAAGGACCTGGAACCTATTCTTCATCATCAGAATGATACCACTTACGTGATTAACTTTTGGGCGATGTGGTGCAAACCATGTGTTGAAGAACTTCCTGAATTTGAAGATATCCGTAAAGATTATACAGGTAAAAAGGTAAAAGTAATACTGGTTAGTCTCGATTTTGGAAAAAATGTAGAAGACCGCTTACTCGGCTTTTTAAAGAAAAAAAATATAAATGCTGAAGTTGTTTTACTCGATGATCCGGATGCAAATAGCTGGATTGGAAAAGTTGATAAAGACTGGGATGGTGCTCTTCCTGCTACTCTTATCTATAAAAAAGGGATTCGAAAAGTTTTTACCCGTCAGATTTCGTACGACGAATTGGCGGGCTCAATTGATAAATTAAATAATCAACCGAATTAA
- a CDS encoding thioredoxin family protein, giving the protein MKKVLILGLFILATMGIRAQGYQIGDKAKDFKLKNVDGKQISLADYKDAKGFIVIFTCNHCPYSVAYEDRILEIDKKYKEKGFPVIAINPNDPELYESDSFDNMIVRAKEKGFTFPYLMDETQEVFKRFGATKTPHVFILSNKSGEYTVEYIGAIDNNYKDASQVTSRYVEDAVDALLQNKKPEVTSTKAIGCGIKTKG; this is encoded by the coding sequence ATGAAGAAAGTATTGATTTTGGGTCTGTTTATATTGGCCACAATGGGAATACGAGCTCAAGGCTACCAGATAGGCGACAAGGCGAAAGACTTTAAACTGAAAAATGTTGATGGGAAACAGATTTCGCTAGCCGATTACAAGGATGCCAAAGGATTCATTGTGATTTTCACATGCAATCATTGTCCTTATTCTGTAGCTTATGAAGATCGGATTCTCGAAATTGACAAAAAATACAAGGAAAAAGGATTCCCGGTAATTGCTATCAATCCAAACGATCCGGAATTGTACGAAAGCGATTCTTTCGACAATATGATTGTACGGGCAAAGGAAAAAGGATTTACATTCCCTTATCTGATGGATGAAACACAGGAAGTATTTAAAAGATTTGGCGCAACCAAAACTCCTCACGTTTTTATTTTAAGCAATAAGAGCGGAGAATACACAGTGGAATATATTGGTGCGATCGATAACAATTACAAAGACGCATCTCAGGTTACAAGCAGATATGTTGAGGATGCTGTAGATGCACTCTTACAAAATAAAAAACCAGAAGTTACTTCGACAAAAGCAATTGGTTGTGGAATTAAAACCAAAGGATAA
- a CDS encoding NAD(P)-dependent alcohol dehydrogenase: MKAVVMKKYGAPDVLEIANLARPQVDHNQVLVEVYASSVNPVDWKIRKGSLKLFMRKKLPCVLGGDIAGRIVEIGKNVQFFRVGDEVFGKIDITKNGAYAEYVATSACHLALKPQKMNFEEAATLPLAGLTALQALRNMGNIRKGMSVLVNGCSGGVGSFAVQLAKAYDCKVTGVCSNRNVQFAKELGADQVVDYFEQDIVSLQEEYDIFFDVVGNQEYSKVKHILQRGGVFVTTLPSFNILLLGSIHNLVSSKKMKKIFVQESKADLELLADFVDAGLLKTYIDKSYDLIDIDKAHQYSETGRVVGKLSLKIAE; the protein is encoded by the coding sequence ATGAAAGCGGTAGTTATGAAAAAATACGGGGCTCCGGATGTATTAGAGATAGCTAATCTTGCTCGTCCTCAGGTAGATCATAATCAGGTACTGGTTGAGGTTTATGCATCTTCTGTTAATCCTGTCGATTGGAAAATCCGTAAAGGCAGTTTGAAACTATTCATGAGAAAGAAACTGCCCTGTGTATTAGGAGGAGATATTGCTGGCCGAATTGTCGAAATTGGTAAAAATGTTCAGTTCTTTAGAGTCGGCGATGAGGTTTTTGGAAAAATTGATATTACAAAGAATGGTGCCTATGCTGAATATGTAGCTACCTCTGCATGTCATCTGGCATTAAAACCGCAAAAAATGAATTTTGAAGAGGCGGCAACTTTGCCTTTGGCAGGATTAACAGCACTGCAGGCACTTCGGAACATGGGTAATATCCGAAAAGGAATGAGTGTTTTGGTGAATGGTTGCTCGGGAGGTGTTGGGTCTTTTGCTGTGCAATTGGCTAAAGCTTACGACTGCAAGGTTACAGGGGTGTGCAGCAACAGAAATGTACAATTTGCAAAAGAGTTAGGTGCCGATCAGGTCGTTGACTATTTTGAACAAGATATTGTTTCGCTTCAGGAAGAGTATGACATTTTTTTCGATGTAGTAGGAAATCAGGAATATTCAAAAGTAAAACATATTTTGCAGCGGGGTGGGGTTTTTGTGACTACACTTCCTTCGTTCAATATTCTCTTGCTCGGATCTATTCATAATCTGGTTAGTTCAAAAAAAATGAAGAAGATCTTTGTACAGGAAAGTAAGGCAGATCTGGAATTATTGGCTGATTTTGTTGATGCAGGCCTTTTAAAAACTTACATCGATAAATCTTACGATCTAATTGATATTGACAAGGCTCATCAGTACAGTGAAACGGGCAGGGTGGTTGGAAAGCTGTCTTTAAAAATTGCCGAATAA
- a CDS encoding nitroreductase family protein, with translation MSAEIHELIDKRWSPRAFGDKEIEPAKIEKLFEAASFAASCFNEQPWRFVYATKDYPERYDQLLSCLGEFNQMWVKTAPMIILTLAAKKFAQNQKENHHARHDLGLAIGNMSAQATSMDLYMHQMAGFSVEKAREMFEIPFDFDIVTMIAVGYRGDPMQLPENIREMESSKRERRSLDKILFDGDWDDMK, from the coding sequence ATGAGTGCTGAAATTCATGAATTGATAGACAAACGATGGAGTCCGAGAGCCTTTGGGGACAAAGAAATTGAACCTGCCAAGATTGAAAAATTATTCGAGGCTGCATCATTTGCCGCGTCTTGTTTTAATGAACAACCGTGGAGGTTTGTTTACGCAACAAAAGATTACCCGGAGCGATACGATCAATTGTTGTCTTGTTTGGGAGAGTTTAATCAGATGTGGGTAAAAACAGCACCCATGATTATTTTGACACTAGCTGCAAAAAAGTTTGCTCAGAATCAAAAAGAAAATCATCATGCGCGTCATGATTTGGGTTTGGCCATTGGAAACATGTCTGCTCAGGCAACGAGTATGGATTTATATATGCATCAAATGGCTGGTTTTAGTGTTGAAAAAGCTCGGGAGATGTTCGAAATTCCTTTCGATTTTGATATTGTAACAATGATCGCTGTTGGTTATAGAGGCGATCCAATGCAATTACCCGAAAATATTAGAGAAATGGAATCGAGTAAAAGGGAACGGCGTTCTTTGGATAAAATTTTGTTTGACGGCGATTGGGACGATATGAAATAA